From Solibacillus isronensis, the proteins below share one genomic window:
- a CDS encoding YicC/YloC family endoribonuclease: MVRSMTGFGRGVTTTKHFQLTVEIRAVNHRFLEINTKFPKEWMESEVVAKKMLSDAVSRGKIDVIIFLKELHDTEQTIQINWSLLNAFLQAKKELSQTVPMEEKWTMQEIVSLDQVLQVEKIEFMQDEIIDAVKNALAEAIQNLIAMRDREGQGLQQVMLQYKSDLEAQIAEIRQYSPLAVEKYRERLMSRLEEVASGHSLDDRLLTEVAIFAERIDITEELDRLESHFNQLSETLTENIAIGRKLDFIMQEMNREINTIGSKNQSTQCSAAVVQAKTILEKMREQVQNIE; this comes from the coding sequence TTGGTACGTAGTATGACCGGATTCGGCAGGGGGGTCACAACAACGAAACACTTTCAACTCACTGTTGAAATTCGTGCTGTGAATCATCGTTTTTTAGAAATTAATACAAAGTTTCCAAAAGAATGGATGGAATCTGAAGTAGTAGCAAAAAAAATGTTGTCGGATGCAGTTTCTCGTGGGAAAATAGATGTTATCATTTTTCTGAAGGAGCTCCATGACACTGAACAGACGATTCAAATCAATTGGTCACTGCTCAATGCTTTTCTCCAAGCAAAAAAGGAGTTGTCACAAACAGTTCCGATGGAGGAAAAGTGGACAATGCAGGAAATTGTAAGTTTGGACCAAGTGTTGCAAGTTGAAAAAATTGAGTTCATGCAGGATGAGATTATCGATGCTGTTAAAAATGCTTTGGCAGAAGCAATCCAAAACCTCATTGCGATGCGTGATCGTGAAGGGCAAGGATTGCAGCAAGTGATGCTGCAGTATAAATCGGATTTGGAAGCGCAAATTGCTGAAATTCGGCAATATTCACCGCTCGCAGTTGAAAAATATCGTGAACGTTTAATGAGCCGTTTAGAAGAAGTGGCAAGCGGTCATTCATTGGACGATCGTTTACTTACAGAAGTTGCGATCTTTGCAGAGCGGATTGATATTACAGAAGAGCTTGACCGTTTAGAGAGTCATTTTAATCAGTTATCCGAAACGTTAACTGAAAACATTGCGATTGGACGCAAGCTTGATTTCATTATGCAGGAAATGAACCGGGAAATTAATACAATCGGTTCAAAAAATCAGTCTACCCAATGTTCAGCAGCAGTCGTGCAGGCGAAGACGATTTTAGAAAAAATGCGTGAACAAGTTCAAAATATTGAATGA
- the gmk gene encoding guanylate kinase: protein MKKQRGLLIVLSGPSGVGKGTVRKELFSQPDTNYEYSISMTTRNPREGEEDGVDYFFRTREEFEALIEQGGLLEHAEFVGNYYGTPLAYVHETLEAGRDVFLEIEVQGAAQIREKAPDALFIFLAPPSISELEQRLVGRGTETEDVIARRIATAREEVEMMSLYDYVVENDQVQNACDKINAIIVAEHCRRERVEKRYLSMLRGE, encoded by the coding sequence ATGAAAAAACAACGTGGATTATTAATTGTTTTATCTGGTCCATCAGGTGTGGGTAAAGGGACAGTTCGAAAAGAGCTCTTTTCACAGCCGGATACGAATTACGAATATTCGATTTCAATGACAACACGTAATCCTCGCGAAGGAGAAGAAGATGGTGTAGACTATTTCTTTAGAACACGTGAGGAATTCGAAGCGTTAATCGAGCAAGGAGGCTTACTGGAACATGCAGAATTTGTAGGCAATTATTACGGTACGCCACTTGCATATGTACACGAAACGCTAGAAGCAGGACGCGATGTATTTTTGGAAATTGAAGTACAAGGAGCAGCACAAATTCGTGAAAAAGCACCAGATGCGTTGTTTATTTTTTTAGCACCACCAAGCATTTCCGAATTGGAACAACGTTTAGTTGGGCGTGGTACGGAAACAGAAGATGTAATCGCCCGTCGTATCGCTACTGCTCGTGAAGAAGTCGAAATGATGAGTTTATATGATTATGTTGTAGAAAACGACCAAGTTCAAAATGCATGTGATAAAATAAATGCTATCATAGTAGCAGAGCACTGCCGCCGTGAACGTGTGGAAAAACGCTATTTGTCAATGTTGAGAGGAGAATGA
- a CDS encoding Rqc2 family fibronectin-binding protein yields MAFDGLFTRSMSKELQSLTSGRITKIYQPNALEVVLQIRAAGQNSKLLFSIHPSYSRVHITDQSIENPADPPMFCMLLRKHIEGGFISSVVQDGFERVITFEIDSKNEIGDAVKRKLVIEIMGRHSNLLLIDAQNDVIIDSIKHLPPSMNSYRTVLPGQQYIAPPQQQKIALTSLSDVELKEVFSKQPTTKDIVEQFAGFSPLHANELLYRITTNDAVTACRQLMNEIATSANPTYVEQEGKIYFSPTALTHLSGAVTNYETLGELLDRVFFARAKRDRVKQQAGDLERWLQNELNKLKLKQKKLQKDYERAQNLEQFQLYGELLMANLYNFEKGAEYVDVENYYSENAETVRIPISPRKTPIENAQSYYTKYNKAKTALIMIEEQKHKATEDIHYLEMLTQQVQQASTKDIEEIREELAEQGLLRIRQAKRKKKPTKPEPEKFVSSSGILISVGKNNKQNDYLTFKIGKRNEVWLHTKDIPGSHVVIHSENPDEQTLTEAAVLSAYFSKARDSSSVPVDYTEIRHVKKPNGAKPGFVIYFEQKTLYVTPDEAIVMQLKK; encoded by the coding sequence ATGGCATTTGACGGACTATTTACTCGTTCGATGAGCAAGGAACTACAAAGCCTGACTTCCGGACGTATTACAAAAATTTATCAGCCGAATGCACTTGAAGTTGTATTGCAAATTCGTGCAGCAGGCCAAAACAGTAAACTATTATTTTCTATCCACCCTTCCTATTCCCGCGTTCACATAACAGATCAGTCGATTGAAAATCCGGCTGACCCGCCAATGTTTTGTATGCTGTTACGCAAACATATTGAAGGAGGCTTTATTTCATCTGTTGTTCAGGACGGCTTTGAACGGGTAATCACTTTTGAAATCGACAGTAAAAATGAAATCGGCGATGCCGTAAAGCGAAAACTCGTCATCGAAATTATGGGGCGTCATAGTAACTTGCTGTTAATCGATGCTCAAAATGATGTCATTATTGACAGCATCAAACATTTGCCGCCATCGATGAACAGCTATCGGACTGTTTTACCAGGTCAGCAATATATCGCGCCGCCACAACAACAAAAAATTGCACTGACAAGTTTATCCGATGTAGAGTTGAAAGAGGTTTTTTCAAAACAACCAACTACTAAAGATATTGTCGAACAATTTGCCGGTTTCTCTCCTTTGCATGCAAACGAGTTACTGTACCGCATTACGACAAATGATGCGGTAACAGCATGCAGACAGCTGATGAACGAAATTGCAACGAGCGCTAACCCGACCTATGTTGAGCAGGAAGGGAAAATCTATTTCTCGCCAACAGCGCTAACTCATTTATCAGGCGCTGTTACGAATTATGAAACACTTGGCGAACTGCTTGACCGTGTATTTTTCGCCCGTGCAAAACGGGACCGGGTGAAACAGCAAGCCGGTGATCTCGAACGCTGGTTGCAAAATGAATTGAATAAATTAAAACTGAAACAAAAAAAGCTGCAAAAAGATTATGAACGTGCTCAAAATCTGGAGCAGTTCCAACTTTACGGTGAGCTTTTAATGGCTAATCTCTATAATTTCGAAAAAGGCGCTGAATACGTCGACGTTGAAAACTATTACAGCGAAAACGCCGAAACAGTTAGAATACCGATTAGCCCGAGAAAAACACCAATCGAAAATGCGCAAAGCTATTACACAAAGTACAATAAAGCGAAGACAGCGTTAATTATGATTGAGGAACAGAAGCATAAAGCAACGGAAGACATCCACTATTTGGAAATGCTTACACAGCAAGTGCAGCAAGCTTCCACTAAAGATATTGAAGAGATCCGTGAAGAGCTGGCAGAACAAGGATTACTTCGAATCCGCCAGGCAAAGCGTAAAAAGAAACCGACAAAACCTGAACCCGAAAAATTTGTATCATCTTCTGGTATTTTAATTTCGGTCGGCAAAAATAATAAGCAAAATGATTATTTGACATTTAAAATTGGAAAACGCAACGAAGTATGGCTGCATACGAAAGATATTCCGGGATCACATGTTGTCATCCATTCGGAAAACCCGGATGAACAAACATTAACGGAAGCCGCTGTATTGAGTGCTTATTTTTCTAAAGCACGCGACTCTTCGTCTGTACCGGTAGACTATACGGAAATTCGCCATGTGAAAAAACCGAATGGCGCAAAACCAGGGTTTGTTATTTATTTTGAACAAAAAACACTTTATGTCACACCGGATGAAGCGATTGTTATGCAACTGAAAAAGTAA
- the rpoZ gene encoding DNA-directed RNA polymerase subunit omega has translation MLYPSVDKLKKQIDSKYSLVSLASKRARQMQEEGGEHLSSYVSYKPVGKALEEVAAGKLRKVQQDASTVYEDEI, from the coding sequence ATGTTATATCCATCAGTAGATAAGTTAAAAAAACAAATTGATTCTAAGTATTCTTTAGTGAGCTTAGCTTCAAAACGTGCGCGCCAAATGCAAGAAGAGGGCGGCGAGCACTTAAGCTCATACGTTTCTTACAAACCAGTAGGAAAAGCATTGGAAGAAGTAGCTGCCGGAAAGCTTCGCAAAGTTCAACAAGACGCTTCAACTGTTTACGAAGACGAAATCTAG
- the priA gene encoding primosomal protein N' yields the protein MRFAQVIVDVSAYPVDRPFDYLIPEDWEELIDIGCRVKVPFGPRNVLGFVVGITIESDVPVEKIKPISEILDLESILTEEMLSLAKWLKHQTICYEIDALQVMLPGALRAKYEKYAVLLGEIPQLPEMLQPYFEKTERVNLAQFEKANLLKPVKRAVKDGLLNIENEVKQKGQVKQVRKVQIYSREQIEEVIGQMGKRAPKQLALMEWMQEHAGAVVLPEQIYEAVQVTSSVLNSVIDKGAAAYIQEEVYRDPFTKEVVKTDFLQLTDEQDVALKKITEAIDDKRQETFLLHGITGSGKTEVYLQAIQRTIADGKEAIVLVPEISLTPQMTERFKSRFGNEVAVMHSGLSVGEKYDEWRKVQQGKVKVVVGARSAVFAPFKNLGLLILDEEHESTYKQEDSPRYHARDVAIWRGNYYNCPVILGSATPALESFARAKKGVYTLLTLSQRAKNQPLPSVQIIDMREQLQAGNRSMFSEPLMEALRDRLDKKEQTVLFLNRRGYSSFVLCRDCGTTVQCPNCDISLTYHRYQEKLKCHYCGHDEYIPETCPECLSENIRYFGTGTQKVEEEIYKLFPEARVMRMDVDTTKQKGAHEKMLDAFGRGEADILLGTQMIAKGLDFPNITLVGVLSADTSLHLPDYRAAEKTFQLMTQVSGRAGRHNKLGEVYIQTYTPEHYAIQLSKDQHYTPFYEREMHARHIAGYPPYYYIALIQVSHEDVMFAAEYAGRVAEYLRSNLSFKVSVIGPTTASIARLQNRYRYQCLIKYKVEPNLIPVLLQLIKLYRSEWIKKGIVLTVDLDPTMI from the coding sequence ATGAGATTTGCACAAGTAATCGTCGATGTTTCCGCATATCCGGTTGACCGTCCTTTCGATTATTTAATACCGGAAGATTGGGAAGAGCTGATAGACATAGGATGTCGTGTCAAAGTGCCATTTGGACCGCGCAATGTGCTTGGATTTGTCGTCGGCATTACAATTGAATCAGACGTTCCGGTTGAAAAAATAAAGCCGATTTCGGAAATACTCGATTTGGAATCTATTTTAACGGAGGAAATGCTGAGCTTGGCAAAATGGCTGAAGCATCAAACAATCTGTTATGAAATTGATGCATTACAAGTAATGCTGCCGGGTGCTTTGCGGGCCAAGTATGAGAAGTATGCTGTCCTGCTAGGCGAAATTCCGCAATTACCTGAAATGCTGCAGCCTTACTTCGAGAAAACTGAAAGAGTGAATTTAGCCCAATTTGAAAAGGCAAACTTATTAAAACCAGTAAAACGGGCAGTAAAAGACGGCCTTCTCAATATTGAAAATGAAGTGAAACAAAAAGGCCAAGTAAAACAAGTACGCAAAGTGCAAATCTATTCCCGTGAACAAATAGAAGAAGTTATCGGACAAATGGGGAAACGGGCACCGAAGCAGCTGGCATTAATGGAATGGATGCAGGAGCATGCGGGAGCCGTCGTTTTACCGGAACAAATTTATGAAGCTGTTCAAGTGACAAGCAGTGTATTAAACAGTGTCATTGATAAAGGGGCAGCAGCGTATATACAAGAAGAAGTTTACCGCGATCCGTTTACAAAGGAAGTCGTGAAAACAGACTTCTTACAATTGACAGATGAGCAAGACGTGGCACTGAAAAAAATTACGGAAGCGATAGATGATAAGCGTCAAGAGACTTTTCTGCTTCACGGCATTACAGGCAGCGGGAAAACAGAAGTGTATTTGCAGGCGATCCAGCGTACAATCGCAGACGGCAAAGAAGCGATTGTACTCGTACCTGAAATATCATTGACACCGCAAATGACAGAGCGTTTCAAATCGCGTTTTGGTAATGAAGTAGCGGTCATGCATAGCGGATTGTCGGTCGGTGAAAAATATGATGAATGGCGGAAAGTGCAGCAAGGGAAAGTTAAGGTAGTCGTGGGTGCACGGTCAGCTGTTTTTGCACCGTTTAAAAATCTCGGTTTGCTTATATTGGATGAAGAACATGAGTCAACATACAAGCAGGAAGATTCCCCCCGCTATCATGCACGGGATGTCGCGATATGGCGCGGAAATTATTATAATTGTCCTGTTATATTAGGGAGTGCGACACCTGCATTAGAATCGTTTGCACGTGCGAAAAAAGGTGTATATACATTGCTGACATTGTCACAGCGGGCAAAAAATCAGCCATTGCCGTCTGTTCAGATTATCGATATGCGGGAACAGCTTCAGGCAGGAAACCGCTCGATGTTTTCTGAACCGCTAATGGAGGCATTAAGGGACCGTCTAGATAAAAAAGAGCAGACCGTGCTGTTTTTAAATCGCCGCGGCTATTCATCGTTTGTATTATGCAGGGATTGCGGAACAACAGTGCAATGTCCTAACTGTGATATTTCGTTAACGTATCACCGCTATCAGGAAAAGCTGAAATGCCATTATTGCGGTCACGACGAATATATTCCGGAAACATGTCCGGAATGCTTAAGTGAAAACATTCGTTATTTCGGTACCGGTACACAAAAGGTGGAAGAAGAAATTTATAAGCTGTTTCCGGAAGCGCGTGTCATGCGGATGGATGTCGATACGACCAAACAAAAAGGGGCACATGAAAAAATGCTCGATGCGTTCGGTCGAGGCGAAGCGGATATTCTGCTCGGTACGCAAATGATTGCAAAAGGACTTGATTTCCCGAATATTACATTAGTCGGCGTATTGAGTGCCGATACATCGCTTCATTTACCGGATTACCGGGCTGCGGAAAAAACATTCCAGCTTATGACGCAAGTTAGTGGACGAGCAGGACGCCATAATAAGCTTGGTGAAGTATATATCCAAACGTATACACCGGAGCATTATGCGATCCAACTGTCTAAAGATCAGCATTATACACCGTTTTATGAACGTGAAATGCATGCTAGGCATATTGCCGGATATCCGCCTTATTATTATATTGCGCTTATTCAAGTTTCTCATGAAGACGTCATGTTTGCTGCAGAATATGCAGGACGTGTCGCGGAGTATTTGCGTTCCAATTTATCATTTAAAGTTTCCGTTATCGGACCGACAACAGCCAGTATCGCTCGTCTCCAAAATAGATATCGTTATCAATGTTTGATAAAATATAAAGTAGAGCCAAATTTAATTCCGGTTCTTTTACAGCTTATAAAACTGTATCGATCGGAATGGATTAAAAAAGGCATAGTGCTAACAGTTGATTTAGATCCGACAATGATCTAA
- the fmt gene encoding methionyl-tRNA formyltransferase yields the protein MTKIVFMGTPAFSAPILRMLHEEGYDIAAVVTQPDRPVGRKKVLTPPPVKEEALQLGLHVIQPEKLRGSQELEEILALNADLVVTAAFGQILPKELLDAPRLGCINVHASLLPAYRGGAPIHQAIIDGQATTGVTIMYMAEKLDAGDIISQREIAIEDTDNTGTMFDKLSAVGRELLKETMPSIIDGTNSRIPQDESLVTFARNISREQELIDWNNEARALYNQVRGLHPWPVAYTTFEGANFKIWAAKVGETSTNAAPGEVVKIEKDHFEVATGDGSTLALYDVQPAGKKRMTAEEFLRGTGSKLQIGDRFE from the coding sequence ATGACAAAAATCGTATTTATGGGAACACCTGCCTTTTCAGCGCCAATTTTGCGTATGCTTCATGAAGAAGGCTATGATATCGCAGCGGTTGTGACACAGCCGGACCGTCCAGTTGGTCGTAAAAAAGTACTAACGCCGCCGCCTGTAAAAGAGGAAGCACTACAATTAGGCTTACATGTTATTCAGCCTGAAAAGCTACGCGGTTCACAGGAGCTGGAAGAAATTTTGGCATTAAATGCTGACCTTGTCGTAACAGCGGCTTTTGGACAAATTTTGCCGAAAGAACTGCTTGATGCACCGCGATTAGGTTGCATTAATGTCCATGCGTCATTATTACCTGCTTACCGAGGCGGTGCACCAATTCATCAGGCAATTATTGATGGACAGGCAACAACAGGTGTAACGATTATGTATATGGCGGAAAAACTGGATGCCGGGGATATTATTTCGCAACGGGAAATTGCTATTGAAGATACGGATAATACGGGCACAATGTTTGATAAATTAAGTGCCGTTGGTCGTGAACTATTAAAAGAAACAATGCCATCGATTATCGACGGGACAAATTCCCGCATTCCACAGGATGAATCACTCGTAACATTTGCGCGCAATATTAGCCGCGAACAGGAGTTGATTGATTGGAATAATGAAGCGCGTGCATTGTATAATCAAGTGCGCGGATTACACCCTTGGCCTGTTGCCTATACGACATTTGAAGGGGCTAACTTTAAAATCTGGGCGGCAAAGGTTGGCGAAACTTCAACAAACGCTGCACCTGGAGAAGTCGTGAAAATTGAAAAAGATCATTTTGAAGTAGCGACAGGCGATGGCAGTACATTGGCGCTGTATGATGTACAACCAGCAGGGAAGAAACGCATGACAGCAGAAGAGTTTTTACGTGGTACGGGCTCGAAATTACAGATTGGGGACCGTTTTGAATGA
- the rlmN gene encoding 23S rRNA (adenine(2503)-C(2))-methyltransferase RlmN: protein MEQEQLKQFDERIQDLVEETADKPVRRVKKEKPQLKPSIYSLRLDEMKEWLTANGEKAFRAAQIYEWLYEKRVQTFEEMSNLPKSLREKLEAEFALTTLSTIIKQESKDGTIKFLFQLQDGYSIETVLMRHDYGNSICVTTQVGCRIGCTFCASTLGGLKRHLMAGEIVEQVVKVQQQLDETEERVSSIVIMGIGEPFDNYDAMMNFLKIMNDDKGLNIGARHITVSTSGIVPKIYEFADEGMQINFAVSLHAPNQEARQKLMPIAKAYKLEELMEAVKYYTKKTGRRVTFEYGLMSGQNDTEEVAMELAKLIKNIKCHVNLIPINYVPERDYIRTSRSKIFAFERTLKEQGINVTIRREQGADIAAACGQLRAQERSHETK, encoded by the coding sequence ATGGAGCAAGAACAATTAAAACAATTTGATGAACGAATTCAGGATTTAGTGGAAGAAACAGCAGATAAGCCGGTACGACGTGTGAAAAAGGAAAAGCCACAGTTAAAACCTTCAATCTATTCTTTACGTTTAGATGAAATGAAGGAATGGCTAACAGCAAATGGAGAAAAGGCTTTCCGTGCAGCGCAAATATATGAATGGCTTTATGAAAAACGTGTCCAAACGTTTGAAGAAATGTCAAACTTACCGAAATCATTGCGTGAAAAGCTGGAAGCCGAGTTTGCATTAACGACACTTTCAACAATTATTAAGCAGGAATCAAAAGACGGTACAATCAAGTTTTTATTCCAGCTGCAGGACGGCTATTCAATTGAAACGGTATTGATGCGACATGATTACGGAAATTCAATTTGTGTAACGACACAAGTAGGATGCCGTATCGGTTGTACATTCTGTGCATCTACATTAGGTGGCTTGAAGCGTCATTTAATGGCAGGAGAAATTGTTGAGCAGGTCGTAAAAGTACAACAACAGCTTGATGAAACAGAAGAGCGCGTATCATCAATCGTAATTATGGGTATTGGTGAGCCTTTTGATAACTATGATGCAATGATGAACTTCCTTAAAATTATGAATGATGACAAAGGATTAAATATCGGTGCCCGCCATATTACGGTTTCGACTTCAGGAATCGTGCCGAAAATTTACGAATTCGCAGATGAAGGTATGCAAATTAACTTTGCGGTTTCTCTACACGCACCGAACCAAGAGGCCCGTCAGAAATTAATGCCGATTGCTAAAGCATATAAATTAGAAGAATTGATGGAAGCAGTAAAATACTATACGAAGAAAACAGGACGTCGTGTCACATTTGAATACGGTTTAATGTCAGGGCAAAATGATACAGAAGAAGTAGCGATGGAACTGGCGAAGCTGATTAAAAATATTAAATGTCATGTCAACTTAATTCCGATTAACTACGTGCCGGAGCGTGATTATATTCGTACATCACGCAGTAAAATTTTTGCTTTTGAAAGAACGCTTAAGGAGCAGGGGATTAACGTAACAATCCGCCGTGAGCAAGGTGCAGATATTGCAGCTGCATGTGGCCAGTTACGTGCACAGGAACGATCACACGAAACAAAGTAG
- the rsmB gene encoding 16S rRNA (cytosine(967)-C(5))-methyltransferase RsmB — MSKKKQVIWDGNVRDAALTILLTVDKSQAYSNLLLHQTIEKYKIDAKDRGLLTELTYGTLQHKLTLDYYLEPFIRGKVDIWVRWLLRMSLYQMQYLTRIPAHAAVNEAVEIAKRRGHKGIASMVNGILRSILREGVRSTDLIEDANERLAIETSHPQWLVDRWVESYGYDKTREMLLENNIAPLQTVRVNTTKATVEQVLTTLEREGVKARRSEYIPECLHLESGQAARTGAFRNGLITIQDESSMLPAKVLNPQPGMKVLDMCAAPGGKTTHLAEVMKNEGSILATDLHPKKLDLIEENVARLGLNIIETAPLDGRKAAGFLQKEGYDAILVDAPCSGLGVMRRKPDIKYTKREEDLESLQTIQLSILNNAVQLLKQDGRLVYSTCTVDRSENEGTVQAFLKEHPEMNLVPIENLPTQLEAKQQDGMLQVFPQDIGSDGFFVAAFVKKGASN; from the coding sequence ATGAGTAAAAAGAAACAAGTGATTTGGGACGGTAATGTTCGGGATGCCGCTTTAACGATTTTATTGACGGTCGATAAAAGCCAGGCATACAGCAATTTATTATTACACCAAACAATTGAGAAATATAAAATCGATGCGAAAGACCGTGGCCTGTTAACAGAGCTCACATATGGAACATTGCAGCATAAACTGACACTGGATTATTATCTGGAGCCATTTATTCGTGGAAAAGTGGATATTTGGGTACGCTGGCTGTTGCGTATGTCACTCTATCAAATGCAGTATTTAACACGTATTCCAGCACACGCCGCTGTCAATGAAGCAGTGGAAATTGCAAAACGACGAGGCCATAAAGGGATTGCCTCAATGGTAAATGGTATTTTACGTTCAATTTTACGTGAAGGTGTTCGTTCAACCGATTTAATAGAAGATGCAAATGAGCGTCTGGCAATCGAAACGAGCCATCCGCAATGGCTGGTCGATCGATGGGTTGAAAGCTACGGCTATGATAAAACACGTGAAATGCTGCTTGAAAATAATATTGCACCATTGCAGACAGTACGTGTCAACACGACGAAAGCAACTGTTGAACAAGTATTGACAACGCTTGAACGTGAAGGTGTAAAAGCGCGCCGCAGTGAGTATATACCTGAATGTCTGCATCTTGAAAGCGGGCAGGCTGCACGTACGGGAGCGTTCCGAAATGGGCTTATTACGATTCAGGATGAAAGCTCGATGCTGCCGGCAAAAGTGCTGAATCCGCAGCCAGGTATGAAAGTACTTGATATGTGTGCAGCACCAGGAGGGAAAACAACGCATCTTGCTGAAGTTATGAAAAACGAAGGTTCAATTTTAGCGACCGATCTTCATCCGAAGAAATTGGATTTAATCGAAGAGAATGTTGCGCGTCTAGGATTGAATATTATCGAAACAGCTCCGCTTGACGGAAGAAAAGCAGCTGGCTTCCTACAAAAGGAAGGCTATGATGCCATTCTGGTTGACGCACCTTGCTCAGGTTTGGGCGTAATGCGACGCAAGCCGGATATTAAATATACAAAGCGAGAAGAAGATTTAGAGAGCCTGCAAACAATTCAGCTTTCGATTTTAAATAATGCAGTCCAGCTATTAAAACAAGACGGACGATTAGTGTATTCAACATGCACAGTAGACCGCAGTGAAAATGAAGGTACGGTACAAGCCTTCTTAAAAGAGCACCCTGAAATGAACTTGGTGCCGATTGAAAATTTACCAACACAACTAGAAGCGAAGCAACAGGACGGGATGCTGCAAGTATTCCCGCAAGATATAGGCAGTGACGGATTTTTCGTAGCTGCATTCGTAAAAAAAGGAGCGTCCAATTAA
- the def gene encoding peptide deformylase: MAIKEVVKNPANVLSQKTREVEVIDENIIQLLDDLYDTMVENDGVGIAAPQINVDLRVAIVELGEDILEMINPIVIETRGEEEDVEGCLSFPDLFGMVKRPTYVKIEASDREGRIYELEAEDFEARCILHEIDHLDGVLFDSKMTRVLTEEELEELYADAEEE; the protein is encoded by the coding sequence ATGGCAATTAAAGAAGTTGTGAAAAACCCAGCGAATGTATTATCACAAAAAACGCGAGAAGTTGAAGTGATCGATGAAAATATCATTCAACTTTTAGATGATTTATATGACACGATGGTAGAAAATGATGGTGTAGGCATTGCTGCACCTCAAATTAATGTTGATTTACGTGTAGCAATCGTAGAATTAGGCGAAGATATTTTAGAAATGATCAACCCGATCGTAATTGAAACACGTGGTGAAGAAGAAGATGTAGAAGGCTGTTTAAGTTTCCCGGACCTGTTTGGAATGGTCAAGCGTCCAACTTACGTTAAAATCGAAGCATCTGACCGTGAAGGACGTATTTATGAACTTGAAGCTGAAGACTTTGAAGCACGTTGTATTTTGCATGAAATCGATCATTTAGACGGTGTTTTATTTGATTCGAAAATGACGCGTGTATTAACAGAGGAAGAATTAGAAGAGCTTTACGCGGACGCTGAGGAGGAATAA